The following proteins come from a genomic window of Triticum aestivum cultivar Chinese Spring chromosome 6A, IWGSC CS RefSeq v2.1, whole genome shotgun sequence:
- the LOC123131016 gene encoding transcription factor MYB93, with product MGRSPCCDENGLKKGPWTAEEDQKLTDYIEKHGHGSWRALPKLAGLNRCGKSCRLRWTNYLRPDIKRGKFTPEEEQTILQLHSVLGNKWSAIAKHLPGRTDNEIKNFWNTHLKKKLIQMGFDPMTHRPRTDFFAALPQLIALANLRQLVEQRPWDDQSASQLQADAVQAAKLEYLQCLLQSAAAIATSPSSSSINTIPTDLEQIGLLSPSRMSSLSSLSSPRIMEGVNGHDLVTGQVPGIQIPSSSFFEHEQAIINCTNQNSDYSANSGEGEKLLLLSEDSLPPLADFPTSNFGDACSTSSCEAVGNSTQLPIWSDSFYDEFMSEFA from the exons ATGGGGAGGTCTCCTTGCTGCGACGAGAATGGCCTCAAGAAGGGCCCTTGGACAGCTGAAGAAGACCAGAAGCTTACGGACTACATCGAGAAGCATGGCCATGGGAGCTGGAGAGCACTGCCTAAGCTTGCAG GACTCAACAGGTGTGGCAAGAGCTGCAGACTGAGATGGACTAACTACCTGAGGCCTGATATCAAGAGAGGGAAGTTCACACCCGAGGAAGAGCAGACCATCCTCCAGCTCCACTCCGTCCTTGGCAACAA GTGGTCAGCCATCGCGAAGCACCTCCCCGGGCGGACCGACAACGAGATCAAGAACTTCTGGAACACCCACCTGAAGAAGAAGCTCATCCAGATGGGCTTCGACCCGATGACGCACCGGCCGAGGACCGACTTCTTCGCCGCGCTGCCACAGCTCATCGCGCTCGCCAACCTCCGCCAGCTCGTGGAGCAGCGGCCGTGGGACGACCAAAGCGCCAGCCAGCTCCAAGCCGATGCAGTCCAGGCAGCAAAGCTCGAGTACTTGCAGTGCCTGCTTCAGTCGGCAGCAGCCATTGCGACCAGTCCCAGCTCCAGCAGCATCAACACCATCCCCACTGACCTGGAGCAAATCGGCCTCCTGAGTCCTTCGCGGATGTCTTCCTTGTCTTCGCTGTCGTCTCCAAGGATCATGGAGGGCGTCAATGGCCATGACTTGGTAACTGGGCAAGTGCCTGGCATCCAGATACCTAGTAGCTCATTCTTCGAACACGAACAGGCTATCATCAATTGTACCAACCAGAACTCGGATTATAGTGCAAACAGCGGCGAGGGGGAGAAACTGCTGCTCCTGTCAGAGGACTCCCTTCCGCCACTTGCCGACTTCCCTACTTCCAACTTCGGCGATGCTTGCAGCACCTCAAGTTGTGAGGCTGTGGGCAACAGCACCCAGCTCCCTATTTGGTCTGACTCATTTTATGATGAGTTCATGAGCGAGTTTGCATGA